Proteins co-encoded in one Ensifer sp. PDNC004 genomic window:
- a CDS encoding UdgX family uracil-DNA binding protein (This protein belongs to the uracil DNA glycosylase superfamily, members of which act in excision repair of DNA. However, it belongs more specifically to UdgX branch, whose founding member was found to bind uracil in DNA (where it does not belong), without cleaving it, appears to promote DNA repair by a pathway involving RecA, rather than base excision.): MTYWVSLAAQGTFDAWRDAARRAISHRIAPEEIDWHGCGGLFDTTPLPERPGVHATRVPQAFMNLAKSVIWHSASERLPLLYRALWRLDTGEGEPLSPADPLGRKLLLMQKSVDRDIHKMHAFVRFREAPVQASRRRFAAWFEPTHNTLEPGSIFFTRRFGDMDWVIATPRLTARFVGGALSFGPGGTKPDLPEDAAESLWATYFTNIFNPARIKLNAMRSEMPKKYWHNLPETRLIPQMLADAEARVQKMHEAGVSTPRLGAAPVSQRYRSAMPQPPKRIDTLEDAAKAAAQCRECRLCEKATQTVWGEGAADAALMMVGEQPGDREDIEGRPFAGPAGLLLRELLADAGIDARKLWLTNAVKHFKFSPRGKRRLHRNPDRGEIAHCRFWLGLELALIKPKLTVALGASAAFALTGDDRSMAERRGKVEPGIHGGPVLITWHPSYILRARDPATATIARRDLARDVENALALSRNVHEECAKSSKEQG, translated from the coding sequence ATGACCTACTGGGTCTCACTTGCCGCGCAGGGAACATTTGATGCCTGGCGCGACGCTGCAAGGCGGGCTATCAGCCACCGGATCGCTCCGGAAGAGATCGACTGGCATGGTTGTGGAGGGTTGTTCGACACGACACCCCTGCCCGAACGTCCCGGCGTTCACGCGACGCGGGTTCCACAGGCCTTCATGAACCTGGCAAAGTCGGTAATCTGGCATTCGGCATCTGAACGCCTGCCGCTGCTTTACCGCGCCCTTTGGCGCCTCGACACAGGCGAAGGTGAACCGCTTTCGCCTGCGGACCCGCTCGGTCGTAAACTGTTGCTGATGCAGAAATCCGTCGATCGGGACATTCACAAGATGCACGCTTTCGTCCGGTTCCGGGAAGCGCCGGTGCAGGCCTCCCGTCGTCGCTTTGCAGCTTGGTTCGAGCCGACGCACAACACTCTGGAGCCGGGAAGCATCTTTTTTACACGCCGCTTCGGTGACATGGATTGGGTGATCGCGACGCCACGCCTGACCGCCCGATTTGTTGGCGGCGCGCTGAGCTTTGGTCCCGGTGGCACAAAACCCGACCTGCCAGAAGATGCAGCAGAAAGTCTTTGGGCGACTTATTTCACCAACATCTTCAACCCTGCTCGGATCAAGCTCAACGCGATGCGATCGGAGATGCCTAAGAAATATTGGCACAATCTGCCCGAAACGCGCCTGATCCCGCAAATGCTCGCCGACGCGGAAGCGCGCGTTCAGAAAATGCACGAGGCCGGCGTCTCCACACCGCGACTGGGCGCAGCCCCGGTTTCACAGCGCTATCGGTCTGCAATGCCGCAGCCACCAAAGCGGATCGATACATTGGAGGACGCTGCCAAAGCCGCGGCGCAATGTCGGGAATGCCGTCTTTGCGAAAAGGCGACGCAGACCGTCTGGGGCGAAGGGGCCGCAGACGCCGCGCTGATGATGGTAGGGGAACAGCCCGGAGACAGGGAAGACATCGAAGGCCGTCCGTTCGCCGGCCCGGCCGGGCTATTGTTGCGGGAGTTGCTTGCTGACGCTGGGATTGATGCGCGAAAGTTGTGGCTGACGAACGCCGTCAAGCACTTCAAATTTAGCCCTCGTGGCAAGCGGCGCTTGCACCGCAATCCGGATCGCGGCGAAATTGCTCACTGTCGGTTCTGGCTAGGATTGGAACTCGCTTTAATCAAACCGAAGCTTACGGTGGCGCTGGGCGCCTCGGCGGCCTTTGCACTCACGGGTGACGACCGGTCCATGGCGGAACGCCGCGGCAAGGTGGAACCGGGCATACACGGCGGACCGGTCCTGATTACATGGCATCCGTCCTATATTCTGCGCGCGCGCGATCCAGCGACGGCCACGATCGCCCGAAGGGACCTCGCACGCGACGTGGAAAATGCCCTGGCACTGAGCCGCAATGTCCACGAAGAATGTGCAAAAAGCTCCAAGGAGCAAGGATAA
- a CDS encoding LysR family transcriptional regulator, whose amino-acid sequence MELGRFDLNLLKTLDFLERERSVQNAATRLHVTPSAVSHALARLRRDLGDVLFIRSGNKLVPTERCRVVLRQIRPLLNSVHGALRTPSAHTDFECNPQSQARDLRIAMPGAVELSLAPLITKKLRAAAPAWTLEILPFERRSYEKDLIAGEVDLVLSIGGHTPPIEALNSRTLWHDELVVVQGPNGPLEREKAIGLEALATLDQIYAQAWPISHHYLDTVMARRGLHRRIAFKTTSYAAVAATLLETDLVCVMPEHAAQAITGLYGELKIFSLQQRLEASLSLEYTRSFEMTVAGAWIISIVAELALHR is encoded by the coding sequence ATGGAACTGGGCCGGTTTGACCTCAATCTCCTGAAGACGCTTGATTTCCTGGAGCGAGAGCGAAGTGTCCAGAACGCTGCCACGAGGTTGCACGTCACGCCATCGGCCGTCAGCCATGCGCTTGCTCGGCTGCGGCGAGATCTCGGCGATGTGCTCTTTATCCGATCTGGCAACAAGCTCGTCCCAACAGAGCGCTGCCGGGTGGTCCTGAGGCAGATCAGACCTCTGCTCAACTCAGTACACGGCGCGCTCCGAACTCCCTCGGCTCACACTGACTTTGAGTGCAACCCTCAGTCACAGGCACGAGACTTGAGAATTGCGATGCCGGGAGCCGTTGAGCTTTCGCTCGCACCCCTGATCACAAAGAAATTGCGCGCAGCGGCACCCGCGTGGACTCTGGAGATCCTGCCGTTCGAGCGCCGCAGCTATGAAAAGGATCTAATCGCGGGAGAGGTAGACCTGGTCTTATCCATCGGAGGACATACGCCGCCCATCGAAGCACTAAACTCCAGGACCCTCTGGCATGATGAGCTGGTCGTCGTTCAGGGCCCGAACGGACCTCTAGAGCGCGAGAAAGCGATTGGGTTGGAGGCACTCGCGACTCTAGACCAGATCTACGCCCAGGCCTGGCCGATTTCGCACCACTACCTGGATACGGTCATGGCTCGCCGAGGGCTGCATCGACGCATCGCCTTCAAAACAACGAGTTACGCAGCGGTTGCTGCTACTCTCCTTGAGACCGATCTTGTCTGCGTCATGCCCGAGCATGCTGCGCAAGCGATAACAGGACTTTACGGGGAGCTGAAGATTTTTAGCCTGCAGCAGCGCCTTGAGGCCAGTTTGTCACTCGAGTACACGCGTTCATTCGAAATGACGGTTGCTGGAGCCTGGATCATCTCAATTGTGGCAGAACTCGCGCTCCATCGATGA
- a CDS encoding penicillin-binding transpeptidase domain-containing protein, with product MADGRWRDVQPRGSVLDTSLSLQEIKRLQEIEVKPAQFHRESCSCDPEYSSLDSGFVQPYQPDRTRSNMGPLIQMNRKLLSLFGVISLVYFTCFSSLRYLHAETVFLGRHEHSSQLHGTKVQFLARDLQSGIDYVLADSDLTTRHSPFSTFKIPNMLIALETGVSTSPDHWRDWDPVKRPAEEFWPDVWKQGQTLDQAFARSAVWYFRDLALDIGTEAYRDYLTSWAYGNSEVPEGSDHFWLGDTLKISTREQVDFLEKLVSGELGVSRANLDSLERASFQGSQASISLHGKTGTGPDQGGAWEGRFSGWYVGYLRRTEKRPVVFALHVSAPSFSALRSFRKAFSLTLLQDAGLITSVQFEP from the coding sequence ATGGCTGACGGCCGATGGCGTGACGTGCAACCTCGTGGCAGCGTTCTGGACACTTCGCTCTCGCTCCAGGAAATCAAGCGTCTTCAGGAGATTGAGGTCAAACCGGCCCAGTTCCATCGTGAATCCTGCTCATGCGATCCTGAATACTCATCACTGGATTCAGGTTTTGTTCAGCCGTACCAGCCAGATCGCACACGGTCAAACATGGGACCATTGATTCAAATGAACAGAAAACTTCTCTCCCTATTCGGTGTCATTTCTCTCGTGTATTTCACGTGCTTCAGTTCGCTGCGATATCTGCATGCGGAGACTGTGTTTCTGGGTCGCCACGAGCACTCAAGTCAGCTCCACGGCACGAAGGTCCAATTTCTGGCCCGGGACCTGCAAAGTGGCATCGACTATGTCCTAGCCGATAGCGATCTGACCACTCGCCACTCTCCCTTCTCGACCTTCAAGATACCAAACATGCTGATTGCGCTGGAGACGGGTGTGTCGACCTCGCCGGACCACTGGCGGGATTGGGATCCGGTGAAACGTCCGGCCGAGGAGTTCTGGCCTGATGTATGGAAGCAGGGCCAGACGCTTGACCAAGCATTTGCGCGCTCCGCGGTCTGGTATTTTCGGGATCTCGCGCTCGATATCGGGACCGAGGCCTATCGCGATTACTTGACCTCATGGGCCTACGGTAATTCCGAAGTGCCTGAAGGATCCGATCACTTCTGGCTCGGCGACACATTGAAGATCTCAACGCGGGAGCAGGTCGACTTTCTTGAGAAGCTTGTCTCAGGCGAACTGGGTGTTTCGCGAGCAAACCTGGATTCTCTGGAGCGGGCAAGCTTTCAGGGCTCCCAAGCATCAATCAGCCTTCATGGGAAGACAGGCACAGGTCCCGACCAGGGCGGCGCGTGGGAAGGGCGGTTCTCGGGCTGGTATGTCGGCTATCTGAGACGAACTGAGAAGAGACCGGTCGTCTTTGCCCTGCATGTTTCAGCACCGTCATTCTCCGCCTTGAGGAGCTTTCGCAAGGCATTCTCATTGACGCTGCTTCAGGACGCCGGCCTCATCACGAGTGTCCAATTCGAACCATGA
- a CDS encoding DUF1330 domain-containing protein, giving the protein MTSFAVATLRNVTLNEDAVTHLERIDETLKPYEGRFIIHGGEKHVKEGAPDFDLIVLRFTNLKNAEAWYRSADYQAILDLRVANSQGEVFLIDGVAADPKATDILTR; this is encoded by the coding sequence ATGACATCTTTTGCCGTTGCCACCTTGCGGAACGTTACCCTGAACGAAGACGCCGTCACCCATCTCGAAAGGATTGATGAGACACTGAAGCCCTATGAAGGACGGTTCATCATCCACGGCGGTGAGAAGCACGTGAAAGAAGGGGCGCCAGATTTCGACCTGATCGTCTTGAGGTTCACGAACCTCAAGAATGCCGAGGCCTGGTACAGGTCCGCAGACTATCAGGCGATCCTCGATCTACGTGTGGCCAATTCGCAAGGGGAGGTTTTCCTGATTGACGGTGTCGCGGCCGATCCTAAAGCAACCGACATTCTGACGCGGTGA
- a CDS encoding LysE family translocator, with protein sequence MPNIDILLAFVVAVLILSVTPGPDFALVVSRAIGHGKASALLTVCGFALAGLIQVPLVAMGIGSLMDAYPMLFDLIRVLGGAYLVWRGVSLLRRRHSPHTDQAAQIGVIPAHAVRDGFIASLTNPKGLMFMTALLPQFVDAESGNHQIQLLALGLIMKLTAFLAEAVIALAASAVSRDLRRYPKLVVMQERFSATIMIGLGLQLAFRR encoded by the coding sequence ATGCCTAACATCGATATCCTACTCGCGTTCGTGGTTGCCGTCCTCATCCTGTCGGTAACGCCGGGTCCGGATTTTGCACTGGTTGTCAGCAGGGCGATCGGGCATGGGAAAGCATCGGCTTTGCTCACAGTCTGTGGCTTTGCCTTGGCGGGCCTTATCCAGGTTCCGCTTGTTGCCATGGGAATAGGCTCCCTGATGGATGCATACCCGATGCTCTTCGATCTCATCAGAGTATTAGGCGGCGCCTACCTTGTTTGGCGTGGTGTTAGTCTGCTTCGCCGTCGGCACTCGCCTCACACGGATCAGGCCGCACAAATCGGGGTCATTCCCGCACATGCAGTGCGCGACGGATTTATCGCTTCACTGACGAATCCCAAGGGCCTTATGTTTATGACTGCTTTGCTGCCGCAGTTCGTTGATGCTGAGTCTGGAAATCACCAGATCCAGCTTCTTGCGCTCGGCTTAATCATGAAGCTGACCGCCTTCTTGGCGGAAGCTGTTATCGCATTGGCAGCTAGCGCCGTCTCACGCGACCTGCGGCGATACCCGAAGCTAGTTGTGATGCAGGAGAGGTTCTCCGCAACAATCATGATCGGGTTGGGGCTTCAACTCGCCTTTCGTCGGTAA
- the aac(3) gene encoding aminoglycoside 3-N-acetyltransferase, protein MDLLTFDRATSELRSLGVSDGDTVMVHASLRRIGPVEDGPMTIARALQAAVGPSGTVTAYVSWAYSPYERTLGGQRMPAGEERDWPQFERLSPAYPGFGAMNSFLLSLDEVRRSAHPDASILAVGSKADWIVEPHALGTGYGPGSPIARIIELDAKVLLLGAPLDAVTVLHYAEAVARIPEKRWVTYWAPQAGTDGSTRWVEVIEPDSNGIVEVFASEEGPDAIETIAATFIAERRAIQQPFGQATGLCFSARDIVEFGVAYLETYMRAR, encoded by the coding sequence ATGGACCTGCTGACATTCGATCGCGCCACGTCCGAACTGAGATCACTCGGTGTTTCCGACGGGGATACGGTGATGGTACACGCCTCCCTGCGGAGGATTGGGCCAGTGGAGGACGGGCCTATGACCATTGCCCGTGCATTGCAAGCGGCGGTTGGGCCGTCCGGGACCGTCACCGCCTACGTGTCCTGGGCGTATTCTCCCTATGAGCGTACGCTCGGCGGTCAGCGTATGCCGGCAGGTGAGGAGCGCGACTGGCCGCAGTTCGAACGGCTTTCGCCCGCGTATCCTGGCTTCGGCGCCATGAATTCGTTTCTGCTGTCGCTGGACGAAGTCAGGCGCAGTGCGCATCCGGACGCTTCGATTCTCGCTGTTGGGTCAAAGGCAGACTGGATCGTTGAACCCCACGCACTTGGCACAGGCTATGGACCCGGATCGCCGATCGCGAGGATCATCGAGCTTGATGCGAAGGTCCTCCTTCTCGGAGCGCCGCTCGATGCAGTCACGGTTCTTCACTATGCCGAAGCTGTTGCGCGTATTCCCGAGAAGCGATGGGTCACGTACTGGGCTCCACAAGCGGGAACCGACGGGTCGACGCGGTGGGTTGAGGTCATTGAACCTGACTCCAACGGAATCGTCGAAGTATTTGCATCCGAAGAAGGACCGGACGCCATCGAGACGATTGCCGCGACCTTCATTGCCGAAAGAAGAGCAATCCAACAGCCCTTCGGCCAAGCGACGGGTCTGTGCTTCTCAGCCCGGGATATTGTCGAGTTCGGCGTCGCCTACCTCGAGACTTACATGAGAGCTCGCTGA
- a CDS encoding patatin-like phospholipase family protein, producing MKLSNREGCARKFVGMHLRVVFVSVSILVAVFSSGCAPLQRPMYSASEAARAQISGFENIRAHVDDPRPPASAYDPWKPVVPRGRPTMLAMSGGGSGGAFAVGILSAWSELGTRPNFTVVTGVSTGALIAPLAFLGPEYDEQLRRLYLSDKTRGLIDIEWKGAGIFSPGLLQGSALRDAVQENITSEILHSIARKHRDGRRLLVMTTNIDTQRAVVWNIGAIANSGRSDALPLVRQILVASASVPGIFPPVSIKTIVDGKEIEELHSDGGSSAQFFTLPEHLLVAPNSHAHGQNLQIYVIVNNALIPEFSMSRARALPMMGRAYSILLKSQTKQGLIALYNFAQRSGIHLDIASIDAQVPYSMFDPFNASYMKSVYLIGYRNTLNHRVWSKRPIFKPAPR from the coding sequence ATGAAGCTCTCAAATCGAGAGGGGTGTGCCCGAAAATTTGTAGGCATGCATCTTCGGGTCGTATTCGTCAGCGTGTCGATTCTCGTGGCGGTATTTTCAAGCGGATGCGCGCCGCTGCAACGTCCGATGTACAGCGCGTCGGAAGCTGCGCGCGCTCAGATTTCAGGATTTGAGAACATCCGAGCCCACGTTGACGATCCGCGGCCACCGGCTTCAGCTTATGACCCTTGGAAGCCGGTCGTCCCGAGAGGCAGGCCGACTATGCTTGCCATGTCAGGCGGCGGTTCCGGGGGAGCCTTCGCGGTAGGGATCCTATCCGCATGGAGCGAACTTGGAACCCGACCTAATTTCACGGTGGTGACGGGAGTAAGCACGGGAGCGCTGATTGCACCCCTTGCTTTCCTCGGGCCTGAGTATGACGAGCAGCTCAGGCGCCTTTATCTGTCGGACAAAACCAGAGGTCTCATTGACATCGAATGGAAAGGCGCAGGTATTTTCTCTCCCGGCCTCCTGCAGGGGAGCGCCTTGCGTGACGCGGTACAGGAGAACATCACAAGCGAAATCCTGCATAGTATCGCACGCAAACATCGTGACGGGCGGCGTCTCCTCGTAATGACCACAAATATTGATACACAACGCGCTGTCGTATGGAATATTGGTGCAATTGCGAACAGCGGCCGCTCAGACGCTCTGCCCTTGGTGCGCCAAATACTGGTCGCATCTGCAAGCGTTCCGGGGATATTTCCGCCTGTATCAATTAAGACAATCGTTGATGGAAAGGAGATCGAAGAGCTTCATTCCGACGGAGGCAGTTCGGCGCAGTTTTTTACTCTTCCCGAACACTTGCTCGTTGCCCCCAACAGCCATGCGCACGGTCAGAACCTGCAAATCTACGTGATCGTCAACAACGCCCTGATCCCCGAATTTTCAATGTCCCGAGCGAGAGCCCTGCCGATGATGGGGCGAGCCTACAGCATCCTCCTGAAGTCACAGACGAAGCAGGGCTTAATCGCGCTCTACAACTTCGCGCAGCGATCAGGCATCCATCTCGACATTGCATCAATCGATGCGCAGGTTCCATACTCCATGTTTGATCCATTCAACGCCAGCTATATGAAGTCAGTCTATCTCATCGGTTATAGAAACACCCTAAATCATCGAGTCTGGAGTAAGCGCCCGATATTCAAGCCGGCCCCACGGTGA
- a CDS encoding MFS transporter — protein sequence MTEAAYSKPASSMRRNRQILAPLFLIVCIYSAGMASVLPILPFYLRDMGATPLIFGLVIATEAFTQFVAAPTLGQLSDRFGRKRILLASQVMAAASLLLLATAPNMLVVLAARALFGLTGGNFSAVAGYVADHTAPEDRRQALGILTGGVGLGGISGAGLSGLLSDTSLTMPIFAALFLSVGAIGLTLFALKRDQAVLPQPGIYQREKISFRAIIFSPVIRILVIVMLCHFLAYGIYSSQMPIFLAETFIWNGQAFGPQHLSYIVAADGVINILVQLLLLGWLGRRFSERNLIILIFGLVCTGFLIASLATTVPLLALALVCVSTGDAMAKPTYLAALSVHVPGNRQGVVMGSAQSLGALTDIASPLIGGFILGHKLYGVWIGLAVGVAAVGAALAAAKLPSTDPDGRKR from the coding sequence ATGACCGAAGCTGCATATTCTAAACCGGCCTCCAGTATGCGCCGGAACAGGCAAATCTTGGCGCCGCTCTTCCTGATTGTTTGCATTTATTCTGCTGGTATGGCGTCGGTCCTACCCATCTTGCCGTTCTACCTGAGGGACATGGGGGCAACTCCGCTCATATTCGGCCTCGTTATCGCGACGGAAGCATTCACTCAGTTCGTGGCCGCGCCAACCCTCGGCCAGCTGTCGGATCGGTTTGGGAGGAAGCGCATTCTGCTCGCAAGCCAAGTTATGGCAGCTGCAAGTCTCCTTCTGCTCGCAACGGCTCCAAATATGCTCGTGGTATTGGCCGCGCGCGCGCTCTTCGGTTTAACGGGCGGTAATTTCTCGGCTGTCGCGGGCTATGTCGCTGACCACACCGCTCCTGAGGATCGCAGGCAGGCGCTTGGCATTTTGACCGGCGGCGTGGGCTTGGGCGGTATCAGTGGGGCGGGCCTGTCAGGGCTCCTATCGGATACTTCGCTGACTATGCCGATCTTTGCAGCCCTTTTTCTCTCAGTAGGCGCCATTGGCCTGACGTTGTTTGCATTGAAGCGAGATCAAGCAGTCCTTCCTCAGCCCGGAATCTATCAACGCGAGAAGATCTCGTTTCGCGCCATCATTTTCTCTCCGGTTATCCGCATACTTGTCATTGTGATGTTATGCCATTTTCTTGCCTACGGCATTTATAGCTCGCAAATGCCGATCTTTCTCGCAGAGACGTTTATCTGGAACGGACAGGCTTTTGGCCCGCAGCACCTCAGCTACATCGTCGCGGCGGATGGAGTGATCAACATCCTGGTCCAGCTCCTACTTCTGGGTTGGCTTGGCCGGCGCTTCTCCGAACGCAATCTGATCATCCTGATCTTCGGCTTGGTCTGCACCGGGTTTCTGATCGCAAGCCTTGCCACAACCGTGCCGCTTCTAGCCTTGGCTTTAGTGTGCGTGAGCACAGGCGATGCGATGGCCAAGCCAACCTATCTTGCGGCCTTGTCCGTCCATGTGCCGGGTAACCGTCAGGGCGTCGTCATGGGATCCGCCCAGTCACTGGGTGCCTTGACGGACATCGCCTCGCCGCTGATCGGCGGTTTCATCCTAGGTCACAAACTGTATGGCGTTTGGATCGGCCTGGCAGTCGGCGTCGCTGCCGTAGGCGCTGCGTTGGCGGCGGCAAAACTTCCCTCGACCGATCCGGATGGACGGAAGCGGTAA
- a CDS encoding zinc-binding alcohol dehydrogenase family protein, with amino-acid sequence MKAAIVSVIGCEPALGEIAPPIPFFGENWIKVTAAAISRVTKARVSGAHYSANEVLPFVVGIDGVGRLDDGRRVYFGLPRSPFGSMAEFVVSAPRFCVPIPDDLDDFTAAAVANPGVSSWAALTARAHLQPGETVLINGATGTAGRLAVQVAKWLGAGKIIATGRNPIALGEIKHVGAVTAIQLGTDPASLERRLVDEFEEGVDIVIDYLWGKSAECLLSAAAKAGCNGRPLRFVQVGSVSGSQIALPGALLRASAIELMGCGIGSVTVEKLVELTGDVLRATTPGKLDINFRKIPFADFDRAWPKDDSTSRTVFDLTQGATWA; translated from the coding sequence ATGAAGGCGGCGATCGTCTCGGTCATTGGGTGCGAACCTGCCTTAGGGGAGATTGCGCCGCCCATCCCCTTCTTTGGCGAGAACTGGATCAAAGTCACCGCAGCCGCGATCAGCCGTGTCACAAAGGCGCGCGTCTCCGGTGCCCACTACAGCGCCAACGAAGTCCTTCCGTTTGTCGTAGGCATCGATGGCGTCGGCAGGCTGGACGATGGGCGGCGTGTATACTTCGGTCTTCCCCGGTCGCCCTTCGGGAGCATGGCTGAATTTGTTGTCTCCGCGCCTCGCTTTTGCGTCCCGATTCCGGACGATCTCGACGACTTCACCGCAGCCGCCGTTGCCAATCCGGGAGTGTCATCGTGGGCGGCGCTGACAGCGCGCGCCCACCTGCAGCCGGGTGAAACGGTTTTGATCAATGGAGCGACCGGGACCGCCGGGCGACTCGCAGTGCAGGTTGCCAAATGGCTCGGAGCCGGCAAGATCATTGCAACTGGAAGAAATCCGATCGCCCTTGGAGAAATAAAGCATGTTGGCGCCGTTACGGCCATCCAGCTTGGCACTGACCCGGCATCGCTCGAACGCCGTTTGGTTGACGAATTCGAAGAAGGCGTCGATATCGTAATCGATTATCTGTGGGGCAAGAGCGCGGAGTGCCTTTTGTCGGCCGCCGCAAAAGCTGGCTGCAACGGGCGGCCGCTTCGATTCGTTCAGGTGGGATCGGTCTCGGGCTCGCAGATCGCTTTGCCGGGGGCATTGTTGAGAGCATCAGCGATCGAGCTGATGGGCTGCGGCATTGGCAGCGTAACTGTCGAAAAGCTGGTTGAACTCACCGGCGACGTGCTGCGTGCCACAACCCCAGGTAAACTCGACATCAATTTCAGAAAGATCCCATTCGCGGATTTCGACAGGGCATGGCCCAAGGACGACAGCACATCACGGACTGTTTTCGACCTTACGCAAGGGGCGACGTGGGCATGA
- a CDS encoding FAD-dependent oxidoreductase: MTNDFAADVLICGAGAAGLSLAIDLARRGISFRLVDRVEAPFRGSRGKGIQPRTQEIFEDLGVLDKAVAAGGLYPRQRTYQDDGRYVDADMGEIIQPTPAEPYHLALMVPQFVTEQILRSRLAELGGRVEFGRELKGFEQDQGGVTARIAGGDCEEIVRVRWLIGADGGKSFVRRFLGTGFPGSTLDARAVVADVELSGLSREVAHRFARSGDMRLQVWIGPLAGTDLFQIQAPVARDEDVELTAEGLTRFVSERTGLSDIIVHAVHWASDYEMNARLADGYRTGRTFLIGDAAHVHPPTGGQGLNTSVQDAYNLGWKLSAVVRGAPDHLLDSYEAERRPVAAAMLGLANRLLDAQKQGEMRRGRDVRQLDIGYPESELSLNFTASQGALPAGARAPDAPMRGAGGQVTRLFELLKGPHWTLLAYEASRATFKSCPGLHIHRVGKDGEFHDEWQHFKDAYSLMPGDCLLIRPDGYIGAVFDTDRTDEIDGYLANVGLSSFQEDCQ; this comes from the coding sequence ATGACAAATGATTTCGCTGCGGATGTACTCATCTGCGGAGCGGGGGCGGCTGGCCTGTCGCTTGCTATCGATCTCGCGCGGCGCGGGATTTCCTTTCGATTAGTCGATCGAGTGGAAGCGCCATTTCGCGGATCGCGCGGCAAAGGAATTCAGCCCAGAACACAGGAAATTTTCGAAGACCTCGGCGTTCTCGACAAGGCAGTGGCCGCGGGTGGACTTTATCCCCGTCAGCGCACCTATCAAGACGATGGACGCTACGTAGATGCCGACATGGGCGAGATCATCCAACCCACGCCGGCAGAGCCCTACCACTTGGCCCTTATGGTTCCGCAGTTTGTGACCGAACAGATTTTACGCTCGCGTCTTGCGGAGCTTGGTGGCCGGGTTGAGTTCGGCCGGGAACTGAAGGGTTTCGAGCAGGACCAAGGAGGTGTGACTGCGCGAATTGCTGGCGGCGACTGTGAAGAAATCGTCCGAGTACGTTGGTTGATAGGCGCCGATGGCGGGAAAAGCTTCGTGCGACGTTTTCTTGGTACCGGTTTTCCCGGTAGCACGCTTGACGCTCGGGCTGTCGTTGCGGACGTCGAACTCTCTGGGCTTTCTCGTGAGGTCGCCCACCGCTTTGCCAGGAGCGGCGACATGCGCTTGCAGGTTTGGATCGGCCCGCTCGCCGGTACAGATCTGTTCCAGATACAGGCACCTGTCGCGAGAGACGAGGATGTTGAACTCACTGCGGAGGGACTGACGCGGTTCGTTTCGGAGCGGACAGGTTTAAGCGACATCATCGTGCACGCTGTTCACTGGGCCTCAGACTATGAAATGAACGCTCGCCTAGCCGACGGCTACAGAACGGGCCGCACATTCCTGATCGGCGATGCCGCTCATGTGCATCCACCAACTGGAGGCCAAGGTCTGAACACCAGTGTGCAGGACGCGTACAATCTGGGTTGGAAGCTATCTGCCGTCGTGCGCGGTGCACCAGATCACTTGCTCGACAGCTACGAGGCTGAGAGGCGACCCGTCGCCGCTGCGATGCTCGGTCTGGCAAATCGGCTGCTTGACGCACAAAAACAAGGAGAAATGCGACGCGGACGGGACGTGCGTCAGCTCGATATCGGCTATCCGGAATCCGAGTTGTCGCTGAATTTTACCGCGAGCCAAGGCGCTCTTCCCGCCGGCGCGCGTGCTCCGGACGCTCCGATGCGTGGCGCGGGAGGGCAGGTCACACGCCTCTTTGAGTTGCTGAAAGGTCCCCATTGGACTTTGCTGGCATACGAAGCTTCAAGGGCCACCTTCAAGTCATGCCCAGGCTTGCACATTCACCGTGTTGGGAAAGATGGCGAGTTTCATGACGAGTGGCAGCATTTCAAGGATGCATACTCATTGATGCCTGGAGATTGCCTGCTGATCCGCCCGGACGGATATATCGGCGCGGTCTTCGACACGGACCGAACCGACGAGATCGATGGTTATTTGGCAAATGTCGGCCTGTCCTCGTTCCAGGAGGACTGCCAATGA